A portion of the Cydia strobilella chromosome 5, ilCydStro3.1, whole genome shotgun sequence genome contains these proteins:
- the LOC134741833 gene encoding carboxypeptidase Q-like produces the protein MLTEMYILGFFLVLTLINIDAAIITRYDESECNLDPQIVRDIASYKNVTQTIMDEIKNKGLGQIMFEQFAAFLDKFGARPSGTETLEKAIDHMINLTRAHGVTDVTIEEVDAPHWVRGHESVSMISPREKNIAVIGLGSSVSTPKEGITAEAIVVQSFQELDQKTNDAIKGKIVVYDVPYISYGETVQYRSQGASKAAKKGAVASLVRSITPFSIYSPHTGAQYYDDRVSKIPAAAVTHEDADLLYRLQNRGEKIILKIKMFSTFDMKKSRNTIIDVKGKDNPDKVVIVSGHIDSWDVGQGAMDDGGGMIISWLAPIALHHLNLRPRRTLRAILWTAEEPGLVGAQAYLSKHINELNNIDFVMESDEGTFKPRGLTVAGSKEAQCIIAEVLKLFSPIDNLKENDYPGSDINLIINKGVPGASLMNDNERYFWFHHSEGDTLNVLNKTDVIDCAAFWTAASYVIADMKEDIPRKSKAV, from the exons ATGTTGACTGAAATGTATATATTAGGATTTTTCCTCGttttaactttaattaatataGACGCTGCAATTATCACCAGATATGATGAAAGTGAATGTAACTTGGATCCACAAATTGTACGCGATATAGCATCTTATAAAAATGTGACGCAGACAATTATGGATGAGATTAAGAACAAAGGATTGGGACAGATAATGTTTGAACA ATTTGCAGCGTTTTTGGACAAATTTGGGGCTCGTCCGTCCGGGACAGAGACATTGGAGAAAGCTATTGATCACATGATTAATCTAACGAGAGCACATGGAGTAACAGATGTTACTATTGAAGAAGTagac GCACCACACTGGGTTCGTGGACATGAATCGGTGTCAATGATCTCACCTCGTGAAAAGAATATCGCAGTAATTGGTCTTGGGAGCAGCGTGAGCACTCCAAAGGAAGGAATAACAGCAGAAGCAATCGTTGTCCAAAGCTTTCAAGAACTTGATCAGAAAACTAATGATGCTATTAAAGGGAAAATAGTTGTTTACGATGTACCTTACATTAGTTACGGAGAGACCGTGCAATATAGATCACAAGGTGCTTCTAAAGCAGCTAAAAAAGGAGCTGTCGCGTCGCTGGTTAGATCAATTACTCCCTTTTCTATATATTCCCCTCATACTGGCGCTCAGTATTATGATGATAGAGTATCAAAAATTCCAGCAGCAGCCGTTACTCATGAAGATGCAGATTTGTTATATAGACTTCAGAATCGAGGTGAAAAGATTATtctgaaaattaaaatgttcaGCACATTTGATATGAAAAAGTCACGGAATACCATTATAGACGTAAAAGGAAAAGATAATCCtgataaagtagtaattgtctCTGGGCACATTGATAGCTGGGATGTAGGACAAGGAGCTATGGATGACGGAGGCGGAATGATCATTAGTTGGCTCGCTCCAATAGCTTTGCACCACTTAAATTTAAGACCAAGAAGAACTTTGCGTGCTATTTTATGGACAGCAGAAGAACCTGGTTTAGTTGGTGCTCAAGCATACTTAAGCAAACACATAAACGAGCTTAATAACATTGATTTCGTCATGGAATCAGATGAAGGTACATTTAAGCCTCGTGGTCTAACGGTAGCTGGGTCTAAAGAGGCTCAGTGTATTATAGCAGAAGTACTTAAACTGTTTTCACCAATAGACAATTTAAAGGAAAACGACTACCCTGGTTCGGATATAAATTTGATTATCAATAAAGGGGTGCCTGGGGCATCTTTAATGAATGACAACGAGAGGTATTTCTGGTTCCATCACAGTGAAGGGGATACATTGAATGTCTTGAATAAGACAGATGTCATTGACTGTGCGGCGTTTTGGACGGCAGCTTCATACGTAATTGCAGATATGAAAGAAGATATTCCTCGTAAAAGTAAAGCAGTTTAA